Proteins encoded together in one Coffea arabica cultivar ET-39 chromosome 2c, Coffea Arabica ET-39 HiFi, whole genome shotgun sequence window:
- the LOC140035096 gene encoding probable LRR receptor-like serine/threonine-protein kinase At2g16250 isoform X2: protein MSRIYDNWERLVKATLRREEFRLSSMSTPSEVSLASSFSTSTFTSFDLGLSSFNFSGLLVGDSFKYHQILQATDNLSESNLIKHGHSGDLYYGVLEGGVQVVVKKINLPSAQRGSYYFISELEILHKISHPRMVPLLGHCSENMNNDFLVYEYMPNKDLSSYLRRETGDDHGQLASLDWITRLKIAIGAAEGLCYLHHDCVPPIVHSILLDDNFEVRLGSLSEVCAAAETDPRETRFARFLRLSKYGHAGWTKHFRIRTSSISKHGVLLFILQLAPIFYSISRIIGASNATCADDVYCFGKLLLQLVTGKLRLNAATDFPDTIPPIGRPNNWRDLTLRIYDKELLRKAMDPSFIMAEGLFMEVWAVAIVARACLNPKPSRRPQMLQVLKALRTGKISDDAFLEMTRIIQSYQTFLGAISPQFDSRQF from the exons ATGTCTAGAATTTACGATAACTGGGAGAGGCTGGTCAAAGCCACCCTGCGGAGAGAGGAATTTCGGCTGAGCAGTATGAGTACGCCGAGTGAAGTCTCCTTGGCGTCCTCCTTCTCCACCTCCACCTTCACCTCTTTCGATCTCGGGCTTTCATCTTTCAACTTCTCCGGCTTGTTAGTGGGGGATTCATTCAAGTATCACCAAATTCTCCAAGCCACAGATAACTTGAGCGAATCCAACCTAATCAAGCACGGCCACTCTGGGGATCTGTATTACGGAGTTTTAGAAGGCGGGGTTCAAGTGGTAGTCAAGAAAATTAATCTGCCGTCGGCCCAGAGAGGATCGTACTATTTCATATCAGAATTAGAGATTCTCCATAAGATTTCTCATCCTAGAATGGTCCCTTTGCTGGGGCACTGCTCGGAGAATATGAACAACGACTTCCTGGTTTACGAGTACATGCCTAACAAGGACTTGTCCAGTTATTTGCGTAGAGAGACTGGAGATGACCACGGCCAATTAGCATCCTTAGATTGGATAACAAGATTGAAGATTGCAATTGGAGCAGCTGAGGGTCTGTGTTACCTGCACCATGACTGTGTTCCCCCGATTGTTCATAG CAtccttcttgatgataattTTGAAGTGCGGCTTGGAAGTCTTAGTGAGGTTTGTGCAGCTGCGGAAACCGACCCCAGAGAGACGAGGTTTGCCAGGTTCCTGCGGTTGTCAAAGTAC GGCCATGCGGGCTGGACAAAGCACTTCCGGATCCG CACTAGTAGTATCAGCAAGCATGGTGTGTTGCTTTTCATTCTTCAACTGGCACCAATTTTCTACAGTATTTCACGAATCATCG GTGCATCTAATGCCACGTGTGCGGACGATGTTTATTGTTTTGGTAAGCTTTTGCTTCAGCTGGTCACCGGCAAGCTCCGCTTGAATGCGGCCACCGATTTCCCGGACACCATCCCTCCAATTGGTCGACCCAATAATTGGAGAGACTTGACGTTGCGAATCTACGATAAGGAGCTTCTTCGCAAGGCTATGGACCCGTCTTTCATCATGGCAGAGGGTCTTTTCATGGAAGTATGGGCGGTGGCTATAGTTGCCCGGGCCTGTCTCAATCCCAAACCTTCCCGGAGGCCCCAAATGCTACAGGTGCTCAAGGCTTTAAGAACGGGCAAGATTTCTGATGATGCTTTTCTTGAAATGACCAGAATTATTCAGTCTTATCAAACTTTTTTAGGAGCCATCAGTCCTCAATTTGATTCCAGACAATTCTAG
- the LOC140035098 gene encoding transcription termination factor MTERF2, chloroplastic-like isoform X1: MLAGQSQYHQLYSVDILGLQDHRLPSISPTLHLPSTTNSTFKRTRQLSISFSLNHHQNPQTTSSSPTSDNEENFLRTHNAKSSVLLLRHLSPHQEGNSTPPSAHPKSQGKLIPREDKAKLLKMSLIRKRTPQFPGSIYVQCPSGPDFNASLPPLQNLFEGQKGNLVITANDDDDEMLMKALEIRRGVTVEIFKEAMRKGKFGITYSTNLISKLSDFIDFVMIQAASMKQLPEFSTASYNFRARTFIDDSGVVPLIRWLKHNSLSYPQIAKLICMSRGNLNSIRRLAEWLKTIYVRGRYIGVALTRAGRNILECNSQDLDEIVGYLEDNGVRKDWMGYVVSRCPEILSFSMEELKARVEFYLNMGIDEKDFGTMVFDYPKVLGYFPMEEMNQKVTFLKEFGLNDEEVGKLLAFKPQLMACSIEEKWKPLVKYFYYLGMSRDSMRRILCIKPMIFCVDLETIIVPKVQFLRDMGVQEEAIGNMIAKFPPLLTYSLNKKIRPVVVFLLTKAGVSQRDIGKVIALGPELLGCSIANKLDHNVKYFLSLGISLRKLGEMIADFPMLLRYNVELLRPKYQYLRRTMVRPLQDLIEFPRFFSYSLDERIIPRHRIMVEQRVNFKLRYMLGGTDEEFDQRVQAAVERRQRFESGVTFEEE, encoded by the exons ATGTTAGCTGGTCAATCCCAGTATCATCAGCTCTACTCAGTTGATATCCTCGGCCTCCAAGACCACCGGCTGCCCTCCATTTCACCCACTCTCCACCTCCCTTCCACCACCAACTCTACCTTTAAACGCACCCGTCAGCTCTCCATATCCTTCTCCCTCAACCACCACCAAAACCCACAAACCACTTCTTCCTCCCCCACGTCAGACAATGAAGAAAATTTCCTCCGAACTCACAATGCAAAATCCTCTGTCCTCCTCCTCCGCCACCTCTCACcccatcaagaaggaaactcgaCACCCCCATCAGCGCATCCCAAGAGTCAAGGAAAGCTAATCCCTCGAGAAGATAAAGCGAAGCTTCTAAAAATGTCACTAATAAGAAAAAGAACCCCACAATTCCCAGGTTCAATTTATGTTCAATGCCCAAGTGGCCCAGATTTCAACGCTTCTTTGCCACCACTTCAAAATCTTTTCGAAGGGCAAAAGGGCAATCTTGTTATTACTGCAAACGATGATGATGACGAGATGCTGATGAAAGCTCTTGAGATACGAAGGGGAGTCACTGTGGAGATTTTCAAGGAGGCTATGAGAAAGGGCAAATTTGGGATCACTTATTCGACGAATTTGATTTCAAAGTTGTCtgattttattgattttgtGATGATTCAGGCTGCTTCCATGAAGCAATTGCCCGAATTTTCAACAGCATCCTACAATTTTCGTGCCAGAACCTTCATAGACGACTCTGGTGTCGTGCCTCTTATAAG GTGGTTGAAACACAATTCATTATCCTATCCTCAAATTGCGAAGCTCATTTGCATGTCAAGAGGAAATCTTAACTCTATAAGACGACTGGCTGAGTGGTTGAAGACAATATACGTGAGAGGGAGATACATTGGGGTTGCATTGACGAGAGCTGGAAGGAATATATTGGAGTGCAACTCACAGGATTTGGATGAGATTGTTGGCTATTTGGAGGACAATGGAGTTAGGAAGGATTGGATGGGTTATGTTGTGAGTCGATGCCCTGAGATCTTGTCTTTTAGCATGGAGGAACTCAAGGCTCGTGTGGAATTTTACTTGAATATGGGGATAGATGAGAAGGATTTTGGGACAATGGTTTTTGACTATCCTAAGGTGCTTGGATACTTTCCAATGGAAGAGATGAACCAAAAG GTTACATTTCTGAAAGAGTTTGGTCTCAATGATGAAGAAGTTGGCAAATTACTAGCATTTAAGCCACAACTGATGGCATGTAGTATTGAGGAGAAATGGAAGCCTCTTGTGAAGTATTTTTACTACCTTGGGATGTCCAGAGACAGCATGAGAAGAATTCTTTGTATCAAGCCAATGATATTCTGTGTGGATTTGGAAACAATTATTGTGCCCAAG GTTCAGTTTTTACGGGACATGGGTGTTCAAGAAGAAGCCATTGGCAATATGATTGCGAAGTTTCCCCCTTTGTTGACATACAGCCTTAACAAGAAGATCCGCCCAGTT GTTGTTTTTCTGTTGACGAAAGCTGGAGTATCCCAGAGGGATATCGGCAAGGTAATAGCTTTAGGGCCGGAGCTTTTGGGATGCAGCATAGCAAATAAACTGGACCACAATGTGAAATATTTTTTGTCACTTGGTATCTCTCTTCGGAAATTGGGTGAGATGATAGCTGATTTTCCCATGCTACTACGGTACAACGTAGAGCTCCTCCGTCCCAAATACCAGTATCTGCGGAGAACCATGGTTCGACCTTTGCAGGATCTCATCGAATTTCCAAG GTTTTTCAGCTATTCTCTAGATGAACGGATAATTCCTCGGCATAGGATTATGGTGGAACAGCGGGTGAATTTCAAGCTGCGATATATGTTGGGAGGCACTGATGAAGAGTTTGATCAGAGGGTCCAGGCTGCAGTAGAAAGGCGTCAAAGATTCGAATCTGGTGTTACATTTGAAGAAGAATGA
- the LOC140035097 gene encoding AP-3 complex subunit sigma-like — protein MIKAVIVMNDQGKPRLVKFYSFQAVEKQHELIRSIYGVLCSRANNVSNFIKVDSLFGPDARLVYKTFATLYFIFVFDSSENELAILDLMQVFVETLDKCFHNVCELDIIFNFNKVHSILDEIILGGQVLETNSSEVAKAAEEISKMEKHANSVTLVPSISGWSNR, from the exons ATGATTAAAGCTGTGATTGTGATGAACGACCAAGGCAAGCCTCGCCTTGtcaaattttattcttttcag GCAGTGGAGAAGCAGCATGAGCTGATTCGGAGCATTTACGGAG TTTTATGCAGTAGAGCCAACAATGTGAGCAATTTCATTAAGGTGGATTCGCTGTTTGGACCT GATGCACGACTTGTGTACAAGACTTTTGCGACGCTATACTTCATATTTGTATTTGATAGTTCTGAGAATGAGCTTGCCATTCTGGATCTCATGCAAG TTTTTGTGGAGACACTGGACAAATGCTTCCATAATGTATGCGAGCTTGATATAATCTTCAATTTCAACAAG GTCCATTCAATTTTAGATGAAATCATTTTAGGAGGTCAAGTTCTTGAGACCAATTCTTCAGAAGTTGCAAAGGCAGCTGAAGAAATCTCAaa GATGGAGAAACATGCAAACTCCGTTACGTTAGTTCCATCCATTTCTGGTTGGAGCAATAGATAG
- the LOC140035096 gene encoding probable LRR receptor-like serine/threonine-protein kinase At2g16250 isoform X3 — translation MSRIYDNWERLVKATLRREEFRLSSMSTPSEVSLASSFSTSTFTSFDLGLSSFNFSGLLVGDSFKYHQILQATDNLSESNLIKHGHSGDLYYGVLEGGVQVVVKKINLPSAQRGSYYFISELEILHKISHPRMVPLLGHCSENMNNDFLVYEYMPNKDLSSYLRRETGDDHGQLASLDWITRLKIAIGAAEGLCYLHHDCVPPIVHRDFQASSILLDDNFEVRLGSLSEVCAAAETDPRETRFARFLRLSKAMRAGQSTSGSGASNATCADDVYCFGKLLLQLVTGKLRLNAATDFPDTIPPIGRPNNWRDLTLRIYDKELLRKAMDPSFIMAEGLFMEVWAVAIVARACLNPKPSRRPQMLQVLKALRTGKISDDAFLEMTRIIQSYQTFLGAISPQFDSRQF, via the exons ATGTCTAGAATTTACGATAACTGGGAGAGGCTGGTCAAAGCCACCCTGCGGAGAGAGGAATTTCGGCTGAGCAGTATGAGTACGCCGAGTGAAGTCTCCTTGGCGTCCTCCTTCTCCACCTCCACCTTCACCTCTTTCGATCTCGGGCTTTCATCTTTCAACTTCTCCGGCTTGTTAGTGGGGGATTCATTCAAGTATCACCAAATTCTCCAAGCCACAGATAACTTGAGCGAATCCAACCTAATCAAGCACGGCCACTCTGGGGATCTGTATTACGGAGTTTTAGAAGGCGGGGTTCAAGTGGTAGTCAAGAAAATTAATCTGCCGTCGGCCCAGAGAGGATCGTACTATTTCATATCAGAATTAGAGATTCTCCATAAGATTTCTCATCCTAGAATGGTCCCTTTGCTGGGGCACTGCTCGGAGAATATGAACAACGACTTCCTGGTTTACGAGTACATGCCTAACAAGGACTTGTCCAGTTATTTGCGTAGAGAGACTGGAGATGACCACGGCCAATTAGCATCCTTAGATTGGATAACAAGATTGAAGATTGCAATTGGAGCAGCTGAGGGTCTGTGTTACCTGCACCATGACTGTGTTCCCCCGATTGTTCATAG AGATTTTCAAGCTAGCAGCAtccttcttgatgataattTTGAAGTGCGGCTTGGAAGTCTTAGTGAGGTTTGTGCAGCTGCGGAAACCGACCCCAGAGAGACGAGGTTTGCCAGGTTCCTGCGGTTGTCAAA GGCCATGCGGGCTGGACAAAGCACTTCCGGATCCG GTGCATCTAATGCCACGTGTGCGGACGATGTTTATTGTTTTGGTAAGCTTTTGCTTCAGCTGGTCACCGGCAAGCTCCGCTTGAATGCGGCCACCGATTTCCCGGACACCATCCCTCCAATTGGTCGACCCAATAATTGGAGAGACTTGACGTTGCGAATCTACGATAAGGAGCTTCTTCGCAAGGCTATGGACCCGTCTTTCATCATGGCAGAGGGTCTTTTCATGGAAGTATGGGCGGTGGCTATAGTTGCCCGGGCCTGTCTCAATCCCAAACCTTCCCGGAGGCCCCAAATGCTACAGGTGCTCAAGGCTTTAAGAACGGGCAAGATTTCTGATGATGCTTTTCTTGAAATGACCAGAATTATTCAGTCTTATCAAACTTTTTTAGGAGCCATCAGTCCTCAATTTGATTCCAGACAATTCTAG
- the LOC140035096 gene encoding probable LRR receptor-like serine/threonine-protein kinase At2g16250 isoform X1: MSRIYDNWERLVKATLRREEFRLSSMSTPSEVSLASSFSTSTFTSFDLGLSSFNFSGLLVGDSFKYHQILQATDNLSESNLIKHGHSGDLYYGVLEGGVQVVVKKINLPSAQRGSYYFISELEILHKISHPRMVPLLGHCSENMNNDFLVYEYMPNKDLSSYLRRETGDDHGQLASLDWITRLKIAIGAAEGLCYLHHDCVPPIVHRDFQASSILLDDNFEVRLGSLSEVCAAAETDPRETRFARFLRLSKYGHAGWTKHFRIRTSSISKHGVLLFILQLAPIFYSISRIIGASNATCADDVYCFGKLLLQLVTGKLRLNAATDFPDTIPPIGRPNNWRDLTLRIYDKELLRKAMDPSFIMAEGLFMEVWAVAIVARACLNPKPSRRPQMLQVLKALRTGKISDDAFLEMTRIIQSYQTFLGAISPQFDSRQF; the protein is encoded by the exons ATGTCTAGAATTTACGATAACTGGGAGAGGCTGGTCAAAGCCACCCTGCGGAGAGAGGAATTTCGGCTGAGCAGTATGAGTACGCCGAGTGAAGTCTCCTTGGCGTCCTCCTTCTCCACCTCCACCTTCACCTCTTTCGATCTCGGGCTTTCATCTTTCAACTTCTCCGGCTTGTTAGTGGGGGATTCATTCAAGTATCACCAAATTCTCCAAGCCACAGATAACTTGAGCGAATCCAACCTAATCAAGCACGGCCACTCTGGGGATCTGTATTACGGAGTTTTAGAAGGCGGGGTTCAAGTGGTAGTCAAGAAAATTAATCTGCCGTCGGCCCAGAGAGGATCGTACTATTTCATATCAGAATTAGAGATTCTCCATAAGATTTCTCATCCTAGAATGGTCCCTTTGCTGGGGCACTGCTCGGAGAATATGAACAACGACTTCCTGGTTTACGAGTACATGCCTAACAAGGACTTGTCCAGTTATTTGCGTAGAGAGACTGGAGATGACCACGGCCAATTAGCATCCTTAGATTGGATAACAAGATTGAAGATTGCAATTGGAGCAGCTGAGGGTCTGTGTTACCTGCACCATGACTGTGTTCCCCCGATTGTTCATAG AGATTTTCAAGCTAGCAGCAtccttcttgatgataattTTGAAGTGCGGCTTGGAAGTCTTAGTGAGGTTTGTGCAGCTGCGGAAACCGACCCCAGAGAGACGAGGTTTGCCAGGTTCCTGCGGTTGTCAAAGTAC GGCCATGCGGGCTGGACAAAGCACTTCCGGATCCG CACTAGTAGTATCAGCAAGCATGGTGTGTTGCTTTTCATTCTTCAACTGGCACCAATTTTCTACAGTATTTCACGAATCATCG GTGCATCTAATGCCACGTGTGCGGACGATGTTTATTGTTTTGGTAAGCTTTTGCTTCAGCTGGTCACCGGCAAGCTCCGCTTGAATGCGGCCACCGATTTCCCGGACACCATCCCTCCAATTGGTCGACCCAATAATTGGAGAGACTTGACGTTGCGAATCTACGATAAGGAGCTTCTTCGCAAGGCTATGGACCCGTCTTTCATCATGGCAGAGGGTCTTTTCATGGAAGTATGGGCGGTGGCTATAGTTGCCCGGGCCTGTCTCAATCCCAAACCTTCCCGGAGGCCCCAAATGCTACAGGTGCTCAAGGCTTTAAGAACGGGCAAGATTTCTGATGATGCTTTTCTTGAAATGACCAGAATTATTCAGTCTTATCAAACTTTTTTAGGAGCCATCAGTCCTCAATTTGATTCCAGACAATTCTAG
- the LOC140035098 gene encoding transcription termination factor MTERF2, chloroplastic-like isoform X2 — protein MLAGQSQYHQLYSVDILGLQDHRLPSISPTLHLPSTTNSTFKRTRQLSISFSLNHHQNPQTTSSSPTSDNEENFLRTHNAKSSVLLLRHLSPHQEGNSTPPSAHPKSQGKLIPREDKAKLLKMSLIRKRTPQFPGSIYVQCPSGPDFNASLPPLQNLFEGQKGNLVITANDDDDEMLMKALEIRRGVTVEIFKEAMRKGKFGITYSTNLISKLSDFIDFVMIQAASMKQLPEFSTASYNFRARTFIDDSGVVPLIRWLKHNSLSYPQIAKLICMSRGNLNSIRRLAEWLKTIYVRGRYIGVALTRAGRNILECNSQDLDEIVGYLEDNGVRKDWMGYVVSRCPEILSFSMEELKARVEFYLNMGIDEKDFGTMVFDYPKVLGYFPMEEMNQKVTFLKEFGLNDEEVGKLLAFKPQLMACSIEEKWKPLVKYFYYLGMSRDSMRRILCIKPMIFCVDLETIIVPKFLRDMGVQEEAIGNMIAKFPPLLTYSLNKKIRPVVVFLLTKAGVSQRDIGKVIALGPELLGCSIANKLDHNVKYFLSLGISLRKLGEMIADFPMLLRYNVELLRPKYQYLRRTMVRPLQDLIEFPRFFSYSLDERIIPRHRIMVEQRVNFKLRYMLGGTDEEFDQRVQAAVERRQRFESGVTFEEE, from the exons ATGTTAGCTGGTCAATCCCAGTATCATCAGCTCTACTCAGTTGATATCCTCGGCCTCCAAGACCACCGGCTGCCCTCCATTTCACCCACTCTCCACCTCCCTTCCACCACCAACTCTACCTTTAAACGCACCCGTCAGCTCTCCATATCCTTCTCCCTCAACCACCACCAAAACCCACAAACCACTTCTTCCTCCCCCACGTCAGACAATGAAGAAAATTTCCTCCGAACTCACAATGCAAAATCCTCTGTCCTCCTCCTCCGCCACCTCTCACcccatcaagaaggaaactcgaCACCCCCATCAGCGCATCCCAAGAGTCAAGGAAAGCTAATCCCTCGAGAAGATAAAGCGAAGCTTCTAAAAATGTCACTAATAAGAAAAAGAACCCCACAATTCCCAGGTTCAATTTATGTTCAATGCCCAAGTGGCCCAGATTTCAACGCTTCTTTGCCACCACTTCAAAATCTTTTCGAAGGGCAAAAGGGCAATCTTGTTATTACTGCAAACGATGATGATGACGAGATGCTGATGAAAGCTCTTGAGATACGAAGGGGAGTCACTGTGGAGATTTTCAAGGAGGCTATGAGAAAGGGCAAATTTGGGATCACTTATTCGACGAATTTGATTTCAAAGTTGTCtgattttattgattttgtGATGATTCAGGCTGCTTCCATGAAGCAATTGCCCGAATTTTCAACAGCATCCTACAATTTTCGTGCCAGAACCTTCATAGACGACTCTGGTGTCGTGCCTCTTATAAG GTGGTTGAAACACAATTCATTATCCTATCCTCAAATTGCGAAGCTCATTTGCATGTCAAGAGGAAATCTTAACTCTATAAGACGACTGGCTGAGTGGTTGAAGACAATATACGTGAGAGGGAGATACATTGGGGTTGCATTGACGAGAGCTGGAAGGAATATATTGGAGTGCAACTCACAGGATTTGGATGAGATTGTTGGCTATTTGGAGGACAATGGAGTTAGGAAGGATTGGATGGGTTATGTTGTGAGTCGATGCCCTGAGATCTTGTCTTTTAGCATGGAGGAACTCAAGGCTCGTGTGGAATTTTACTTGAATATGGGGATAGATGAGAAGGATTTTGGGACAATGGTTTTTGACTATCCTAAGGTGCTTGGATACTTTCCAATGGAAGAGATGAACCAAAAG GTTACATTTCTGAAAGAGTTTGGTCTCAATGATGAAGAAGTTGGCAAATTACTAGCATTTAAGCCACAACTGATGGCATGTAGTATTGAGGAGAAATGGAAGCCTCTTGTGAAGTATTTTTACTACCTTGGGATGTCCAGAGACAGCATGAGAAGAATTCTTTGTATCAAGCCAATGATATTCTGTGTGGATTTGGAAACAATTATTGTGCCCAAG TTTTTACGGGACATGGGTGTTCAAGAAGAAGCCATTGGCAATATGATTGCGAAGTTTCCCCCTTTGTTGACATACAGCCTTAACAAGAAGATCCGCCCAGTT GTTGTTTTTCTGTTGACGAAAGCTGGAGTATCCCAGAGGGATATCGGCAAGGTAATAGCTTTAGGGCCGGAGCTTTTGGGATGCAGCATAGCAAATAAACTGGACCACAATGTGAAATATTTTTTGTCACTTGGTATCTCTCTTCGGAAATTGGGTGAGATGATAGCTGATTTTCCCATGCTACTACGGTACAACGTAGAGCTCCTCCGTCCCAAATACCAGTATCTGCGGAGAACCATGGTTCGACCTTTGCAGGATCTCATCGAATTTCCAAG GTTTTTCAGCTATTCTCTAGATGAACGGATAATTCCTCGGCATAGGATTATGGTGGAACAGCGGGTGAATTTCAAGCTGCGATATATGTTGGGAGGCACTGATGAAGAGTTTGATCAGAGGGTCCAGGCTGCAGTAGAAAGGCGTCAAAGATTCGAATCTGGTGTTACATTTGAAGAAGAATGA
- the LOC140035096 gene encoding probable LRR receptor-like serine/threonine-protein kinase At2g16250 isoform X4, translating to MSRIYDNWERLVKATLRREEFRLSSMSTPSEVSLASSFSTSTFTSFDLGLSSFNFSGLLVGDSFKYHQILQATDNLSESNLIKHGHSGDLYYGVLEGGVQVVVKKINLPSAQRGSYYFISELEILHKISHPRMVPLLGHCSENMNNDFLVYEYMPNKDLSSYLRRETGDDHGQLASLDWITRLKIAIGAAEGLCYLHHDCVPPIVHSILLDDNFEVRLGSLSEVCAAAETDPRETRFARFLRLSKAMRAGQSTSGSGASNATCADDVYCFGKLLLQLVTGKLRLNAATDFPDTIPPIGRPNNWRDLTLRIYDKELLRKAMDPSFIMAEGLFMEVWAVAIVARACLNPKPSRRPQMLQVLKALRTGKISDDAFLEMTRIIQSYQTFLGAISPQFDSRQF from the exons ATGTCTAGAATTTACGATAACTGGGAGAGGCTGGTCAAAGCCACCCTGCGGAGAGAGGAATTTCGGCTGAGCAGTATGAGTACGCCGAGTGAAGTCTCCTTGGCGTCCTCCTTCTCCACCTCCACCTTCACCTCTTTCGATCTCGGGCTTTCATCTTTCAACTTCTCCGGCTTGTTAGTGGGGGATTCATTCAAGTATCACCAAATTCTCCAAGCCACAGATAACTTGAGCGAATCCAACCTAATCAAGCACGGCCACTCTGGGGATCTGTATTACGGAGTTTTAGAAGGCGGGGTTCAAGTGGTAGTCAAGAAAATTAATCTGCCGTCGGCCCAGAGAGGATCGTACTATTTCATATCAGAATTAGAGATTCTCCATAAGATTTCTCATCCTAGAATGGTCCCTTTGCTGGGGCACTGCTCGGAGAATATGAACAACGACTTCCTGGTTTACGAGTACATGCCTAACAAGGACTTGTCCAGTTATTTGCGTAGAGAGACTGGAGATGACCACGGCCAATTAGCATCCTTAGATTGGATAACAAGATTGAAGATTGCAATTGGAGCAGCTGAGGGTCTGTGTTACCTGCACCATGACTGTGTTCCCCCGATTGTTCATAG CAtccttcttgatgataattTTGAAGTGCGGCTTGGAAGTCTTAGTGAGGTTTGTGCAGCTGCGGAAACCGACCCCAGAGAGACGAGGTTTGCCAGGTTCCTGCGGTTGTCAAA GGCCATGCGGGCTGGACAAAGCACTTCCGGATCCG GTGCATCTAATGCCACGTGTGCGGACGATGTTTATTGTTTTGGTAAGCTTTTGCTTCAGCTGGTCACCGGCAAGCTCCGCTTGAATGCGGCCACCGATTTCCCGGACACCATCCCTCCAATTGGTCGACCCAATAATTGGAGAGACTTGACGTTGCGAATCTACGATAAGGAGCTTCTTCGCAAGGCTATGGACCCGTCTTTCATCATGGCAGAGGGTCTTTTCATGGAAGTATGGGCGGTGGCTATAGTTGCCCGGGCCTGTCTCAATCCCAAACCTTCCCGGAGGCCCCAAATGCTACAGGTGCTCAAGGCTTTAAGAACGGGCAAGATTTCTGATGATGCTTTTCTTGAAATGACCAGAATTATTCAGTCTTATCAAACTTTTTTAGGAGCCATCAGTCCTCAATTTGATTCCAGACAATTCTAG